One region of Natrinema salaciae genomic DNA includes:
- a CDS encoding cation-translocating P-type ATPase, with translation MSGSSHEEPAERVVAAVESRRDGLTDDEVRRRREEHGENDIVRAGGRSPIDIFVAQFDSALIWVLLAAAGLSIWAGHVVDAVLIAIIVVANGVFGFVQDYRAERSLESLRELAAPTATVRRSGEVRAVDATALVPGDVLLLRGGDVVPADGRLLEATDLEVDEAALTGESVPVAKSAAPVGPETPLAERTSMVYNGTSVTRGKGVAVVTGTGMETEVGAIARELAMTEETRTPLQDELDELGRTLGLGVLALSALVAPLLLLRGTTAVQAALTAVSLAVAAIPEGLPAVVTLTLALGVRSMSDENALVRRLPAVEALGAVDVVCTDKTGTLTKGQMTVSTLWVNDAVIELDSSEPDPDVGSNREELLLRIGALCNDATLADDDGDPTELALVDAADRRGLDVDRLRDANPRTDEVAFSSERKWMGTVHDGVGYVKGAPEVVVENCDRILTADGPKPLTDDRRDRIETTVREFGDDALRVLAMAYRDDPSDAGDLAGDLTFVGLTGMLDPPREEVADAIAVTRRAGIAVKMVTGDNVRTARAIAESLGIGTEVLEGRSIERMDDETLRERVASVDVFARTSPEHKVRILQALQARGNDVAMTGDGVNDAPALKNADVGVAMGVRGTDVARQASDIVLLDDNYATMERAVERGRAIFDNIWKFVAYLLSANVAEVAIVFVASLYGYLILPAVQLLWINLLTDGLPALALGADPESGDVMDRPPRDPDRGIISRPMLGLIGGTGTVTTVVTLALMFYTLEGATAVTAYAMTVVFTAFVFLEFAKLYVIRWLRETPTLSNPWLAAAVATSIALQLAVLYTPLNRYFGTVPLGPADWALVGVVLVVCLPAYVAVAALVRRLEW, from the coding sequence GTGTCCGGTAGCTCACACGAAGAGCCGGCCGAACGCGTCGTAGCGGCAGTCGAGTCGCGACGCGACGGACTGACGGACGACGAGGTCCGACGACGACGCGAAGAACACGGCGAGAACGACATCGTTCGAGCGGGCGGGCGATCGCCGATCGACATTTTCGTCGCGCAGTTCGACAGCGCCCTGATCTGGGTTCTGTTGGCCGCGGCCGGCCTCTCGATCTGGGCGGGGCACGTCGTCGACGCAGTCCTGATCGCGATCATCGTGGTCGCCAACGGCGTCTTCGGATTCGTCCAGGACTACCGGGCCGAGCGGAGCCTCGAGTCGCTGCGCGAACTGGCCGCCCCGACGGCGACGGTTCGACGGAGCGGCGAGGTTCGTGCGGTCGACGCCACGGCACTCGTTCCCGGCGACGTCCTCCTGTTGCGCGGCGGCGACGTCGTCCCCGCGGACGGCCGACTGCTCGAGGCGACCGACCTCGAGGTCGACGAGGCGGCGCTGACCGGCGAGAGCGTTCCGGTCGCGAAGTCCGCAGCGCCGGTCGGGCCGGAGACGCCCCTCGCGGAGCGAACGAGTATGGTGTACAACGGGACCAGCGTCACGCGCGGGAAGGGTGTCGCGGTCGTCACCGGAACGGGGATGGAGACCGAGGTCGGCGCGATCGCTCGGGAACTCGCCATGACCGAGGAGACGCGGACGCCCCTGCAGGACGAACTCGACGAACTGGGTCGCACGCTCGGACTCGGCGTGCTCGCCCTCTCGGCGCTGGTCGCACCGCTGTTGCTCCTGCGCGGAACGACCGCGGTTCAGGCCGCACTGACCGCGGTGTCGCTGGCCGTCGCGGCGATTCCCGAGGGGTTACCGGCCGTCGTCACGCTCACGCTCGCGCTCGGCGTGCGCTCGATGTCCGACGAGAACGCGCTCGTCAGGCGGCTCCCGGCGGTCGAGGCGCTGGGTGCCGTCGACGTCGTCTGCACCGACAAGACGGGGACGCTCACGAAAGGCCAGATGACCGTCAGCACGCTCTGGGTGAACGACGCCGTGATCGAACTCGACTCGAGCGAGCCCGACCCGGACGTCGGCTCCAACCGCGAGGAACTGCTCCTGCGGATCGGCGCGCTCTGTAACGATGCGACGCTCGCGGACGACGACGGTGATCCCACAGAACTGGCGTTGGTCGACGCGGCCGATCGCCGCGGCCTCGACGTCGACCGGCTCCGGGACGCGAACCCACGGACCGACGAGGTGGCGTTCTCCTCCGAACGCAAGTGGATGGGGACCGTCCACGACGGCGTCGGCTACGTCAAGGGCGCACCGGAGGTCGTCGTGGAGAACTGTGATCGGATTCTGACCGCCGACGGGCCGAAGCCCCTGACCGACGATCGGCGTGACCGAATCGAGACGACGGTTCGGGAGTTCGGCGACGACGCGCTCCGCGTGCTGGCGATGGCCTATCGCGACGATCCGTCCGACGCTGGCGACCTCGCTGGCGACCTCACGTTCGTCGGCCTGACCGGAATGCTCGATCCGCCCCGCGAGGAGGTCGCCGACGCGATCGCGGTGACGCGGCGCGCGGGGATCGCGGTGAAGATGGTCACCGGCGACAACGTCCGAACCGCGCGGGCGATCGCGGAGTCGCTGGGGATCGGAACCGAGGTGCTCGAGGGGCGGTCGATCGAACGGATGGACGACGAGACGCTCCGCGAGCGCGTCGCGTCCGTCGATGTCTTCGCGCGGACGTCGCCCGAACACAAGGTCCGTATTCTGCAGGCGTTGCAGGCGCGGGGGAACGACGTCGCGATGACCGGCGACGGCGTCAACGACGCGCCGGCGCTGAAGAACGCCGACGTCGGCGTCGCGATGGGGGTTCGCGGGACGGACGTCGCCAGGCAGGCCTCGGACATCGTCCTGCTGGACGACAACTACGCGACGATGGAACGAGCCGTCGAACGCGGCCGGGCGATCTTCGACAACATCTGGAAGTTCGTCGCGTACCTCCTCAGCGCGAACGTCGCAGAGGTGGCGATCGTCTTCGTCGCTTCACTGTACGGCTATCTCATCCTGCCGGCCGTGCAACTGCTGTGGATCAATCTCCTGACCGACGGGCTACCGGCGCTGGCGCTGGGCGCCGATCCCGAAAGCGGCGACGTGATGGATCGACCGCCGCGCGATCCCGATCGGGGGATCATCAGCCGTCCCATGCTCGGACTGATCGGCGGGACCGGGACCGTCACGACGGTCGTCACGCTCGCGCTCATGTTCTACACGCTCGAGGGGGCGACCGCGGTGACGGCGTACGCGATGACCGTGGTCTTTACCGCGTTCGTCTTCCTCGAGTTCGCGAAGCTCTACGTCATCCGCTGGCTTCGCGAGACGCCGACGCTGTCGAATCCGTGGCTCGCGGCCGCCGTCGCGACCTCGATCGCGCTCCAGCTCGCGGTGCTGTACACGCCGCTCAACCGATATTTCGGGACCGTTCCGCTCGGGCCGGCGGACTGGGCGCTCGTCGGCGTCGTGCTCGTGGTGTGTCTGCCCGCCTACGTCGCGGTCGCTGCACTCGTCAGGCGACTCGAGTGGTGA
- a CDS encoding DUF2243 domain-containing protein, with translation MRKPDETETWLGIQKIGRPLVVAGTVLGVGLGGFFDGIVLHQLLQWHNMVSSYPDPSVANDFRLNVVADGLFHTMAYVFTILGVSLLLRAWRLSFVPASRRTLFGSVILGWGIFNVVEGIVDHQLLGIHHVWPAGPGPVLLWDAAFLLWGLLFIGGGYAIVRGDAAVTPTPQREQAGQEQTS, from the coding sequence ATGCGCAAACCGGACGAGACGGAGACGTGGTTGGGAATCCAGAAGATCGGGCGGCCGCTCGTCGTCGCGGGTACCGTTCTCGGAGTCGGGCTGGGCGGGTTCTTCGACGGAATCGTGTTACACCAGCTACTGCAGTGGCACAATATGGTGTCGTCGTACCCGGACCCGAGCGTTGCAAACGACTTCCGGCTGAACGTGGTCGCTGATGGGTTGTTCCATACGATGGCGTACGTATTCACGATCTTGGGCGTGAGTCTCCTCCTGCGAGCGTGGCGACTGTCGTTCGTCCCCGCCTCGAGACGCACGCTGTTCGGTTCGGTGATCCTCGGATGGGGGATCTTCAACGTCGTCGAAGGGATCGTCGACCATCAGCTTCTGGGCATCCATCACGTCTGGCCGGCGGGTCCCGGCCCCGTTCTCCTGTGGGACGCGGCGTTTCTGCTCTGGGGACTGTTGTTCATCGGCGGCGGATACGCCATCGTTCGAGGGGATGCAGCCGTTACACCGACGCCGCAGCGAGAGCAGGCCGGACAGGAACAGACGTCGTAG
- a CDS encoding MBL fold metallo-hydrolase produces the protein MVNQISPDRLADMLDADESFTLVDTRPEDSYEGWRIHGAENVPFGPDDEFTDEEREQLEAARDGGSIVAICGKGLTSTPFSFELEQHDYDDVSVVKGGMEDWSKVYEVVPVETETDDLVVLQLQRRAKGCLGYVVGSTDAASAVVVDPTRQTDQFKIVAEEAGLTIDRVLDTHVHADHISGGRKLADELEVPYHLGDRATERDVEYDYEPLTDGETIELGEIELEALHTPGHTTEMVNYLVDGEALLTGDTLFVESVGRTELQFGESEARSASEHASGDGASDEDAAHGAELLYDSLHETILELPDETRILPGHVSVTADNRYEVGSPGDLIGARLGELRDELDLLGLDEDEFVTRLAENAPEKPPNYERVIEINTGAASPEDESEATTLELGPNNCAA, from the coding sequence ATGGTGAACCAGATATCCCCCGACCGGCTCGCCGACATGCTCGACGCCGACGAATCGTTTACGCTCGTCGATACGCGTCCCGAAGACAGCTACGAGGGGTGGCGGATTCACGGCGCGGAGAACGTTCCGTTCGGTCCGGACGACGAATTCACCGACGAGGAACGCGAACAGCTCGAGGCGGCCAGAGACGGCGGTTCGATCGTCGCGATCTGTGGAAAGGGACTCACGTCGACGCCGTTCAGCTTCGAACTCGAGCAACACGACTACGACGACGTCTCCGTCGTGAAAGGCGGTATGGAGGACTGGAGCAAGGTGTACGAGGTCGTTCCCGTCGAGACCGAGACCGACGATCTCGTCGTCCTGCAACTGCAGCGCCGGGCGAAGGGCTGTCTCGGTTACGTCGTCGGATCGACGGACGCGGCGTCCGCCGTCGTCGTCGACCCGACGCGCCAGACGGATCAGTTCAAGATCGTCGCGGAGGAGGCCGGACTCACGATCGATCGCGTTCTCGACACGCACGTCCACGCCGACCACATTTCGGGCGGCCGGAAGCTGGCGGACGAGCTCGAGGTCCCCTACCATCTCGGCGACCGAGCGACCGAGCGGGACGTCGAGTACGACTACGAGCCGCTCACCGACGGCGAGACGATCGAACTCGGCGAGATCGAACTCGAAGCGCTGCACACGCCGGGACACACGACCGAGATGGTCAACTACCTCGTCGACGGCGAGGCGCTGCTGACCGGTGACACGCTGTTCGTCGAATCCGTCGGCCGGACGGAACTCCAGTTCGGGGAGAGCGAGGCGCGTAGCGCCTCGGAACATGCGAGCGGTGACGGCGCGAGCGACGAAGACGCGGCACACGGCGCCGAACTGCTCTACGACTCGCTTCACGAAACCATCCTCGAGCTGCCCGACGAGACACGGATTCTCCCGGGACACGTGTCGGTCACGGCGGACAACCGGTACGAGGTCGGCTCGCCGGGAGACCTGATCGGCGCTCGACTGGGCGAACTGCGGGACGAACTCGACCTGCTCGGACTGGACGAAGACGAGTTCGTGACCCGGTTGGCCGAGAACGCGCCCGAGAAACCGCCGAACTACGAGCGGGTGATCGAAATCAACACGGGCGCGGCGTCGCCCGAGGACGAATCCGAGGCGACGACGCTCGAACTCGGGCCGAACAACTGCGCGGCGTGA
- a CDS encoding MFS transporter: MESAAQPSEAVPWRSRTVQLVLTSTALAPLGVPLISPALPVVRDAFGITDAQASLLVSTYFLVGIVLSPFIGVLADRIGRKRVLVGGLLAFGLLGGAMAIAPTFEVLLALRIAQGTAAAAIFITTVTIVGDAFDGVQRNAVLGANVAVLSATAALFPVVGGLLVGISWNAPFLAYLVAIPIAAFTQVALDEPHRTGDVDGGSYLVDAARTVLTPAIAALFAVAFLTEFLLFGVIFTAMPFVLATAFTPVLIGVVILISETASMLVALSSGRLARYLSNEWLIAAGFGCYAAGFAAAWAATGLLGTIGSVAVVGVGVGLLMPVVDAAVSDRVATDHLAGAMSLRNSTTFLGRTAGPIAFAGLAISAGVGYEPLLLAASLVAVAATVVTVVAGPVRLARADARRSSAYRLS, translated from the coding sequence ATGGAATCGGCTGCCCAACCGAGCGAGGCCGTCCCGTGGCGGTCCCGGACGGTCCAGCTCGTGTTGACGAGCACGGCGCTCGCACCGCTTGGCGTCCCGCTCATCAGCCCCGCACTGCCGGTCGTTCGGGACGCGTTCGGGATCACCGACGCGCAAGCGAGTCTGCTGGTGAGCACCTACTTCCTCGTGGGGATCGTTCTCTCACCCTTCATCGGCGTCCTCGCCGACCGCATCGGTCGCAAGCGAGTCCTCGTCGGGGGGTTGCTGGCGTTCGGTCTCCTCGGCGGCGCGATGGCGATCGCGCCGACGTTCGAAGTCCTGCTCGCGCTCCGGATCGCGCAGGGGACCGCTGCGGCGGCGATCTTCATCACGACCGTCACGATCGTCGGCGACGCGTTCGACGGCGTACAGCGGAACGCGGTGCTGGGCGCGAACGTCGCGGTCCTCTCGGCGACCGCCGCGCTGTTCCCCGTCGTCGGGGGACTTCTGGTCGGGATCTCGTGGAACGCGCCGTTTCTCGCGTACCTGGTGGCGATCCCGATCGCCGCGTTCACGCAGGTCGCGCTCGACGAACCGCACCGCACCGGTGACGTGGACGGGGGGTCGTACCTCGTCGACGCCGCCCGAACGGTCCTGACCCCGGCGATCGCGGCGCTGTTCGCCGTCGCGTTCCTCACCGAGTTCCTGCTGTTCGGCGTGATCTTCACCGCGATGCCGTTCGTCCTCGCGACGGCGTTCACGCCGGTCCTGATCGGGGTCGTGATCCTGATCTCCGAGACGGCGTCGATGCTGGTCGCGCTCTCGAGCGGCCGGCTGGCGCGCTACCTCTCGAACGAGTGGTTGATCGCGGCCGGATTCGGGTGTTACGCCGCCGGGTTCGCTGCTGCGTGGGCCGCGACCGGGCTACTCGGGACGATCGGGTCGGTCGCGGTCGTCGGCGTCGGGGTCGGCCTCCTGATGCCGGTCGTCGACGCCGCCGTGAGCGATCGGGTCGCCACCGACCACCTGGCCGGCGCGATGAGTCTGCGCAACAGCACCACGTTCCTCGGACGGACCGCCGGTCCGATCGCGTTCGCCGGCCTCGCGATCTCCGCCGGCGTCGGCTACGAGCCGCTCCTGCTCGCCGCGAGTCTCGTCGCGGTGGCCGCGACCGTCGTCACCGTCGTCGCGGGACCCGTTCGACTCGCTCGAGCGGACGCCCGCCGATCGTCGGCGTACCGATTGAGCTAG
- a CDS encoding helix-turn-helix transcriptional regulator translates to MANTVLDEILETTRELDSSSVSAHELDDRMATDDLLDIVRHRDLLEALAAEPLDRTDLEARLGVSRATSHRFTRWLDERDLAERVDNRFALTGAGQAYADAVSTLERDLRAATALAPLLESICEAHREFVVAPFADGTVTTASPEDPYAPVTRFGRLLRESETFRGFNTTHMLPPGLAESAERPFDGIEAELIYLPEVVDALFERHPERLRDAIDAGHLTLRTREALPYGLAIFDDRVGVAGYDDRTGTMRVFVDADSAIARGWAERVFATYRDRSDPIRNRNGTES, encoded by the coding sequence ATGGCAAACACAGTCCTCGACGAAATTCTGGAGACGACCCGCGAGTTGGACTCCAGTTCGGTATCGGCACACGAACTCGACGACCGGATGGCGACCGACGACCTCCTCGACATCGTCCGCCACCGCGACCTCCTCGAGGCCCTGGCGGCCGAGCCGCTCGATCGAACCGATCTCGAGGCGCGACTGGGCGTCTCCCGGGCCACGAGCCACCGGTTCACCCGGTGGCTCGACGAGCGCGACCTCGCGGAGCGGGTCGACAACCGGTTTGCACTGACCGGAGCGGGCCAGGCCTACGCCGACGCGGTCAGTACCCTCGAGCGGGACCTGCGGGCCGCGACGGCGCTCGCCCCGTTGCTCGAGTCGATCTGCGAAGCCCACCGGGAGTTCGTCGTCGCACCGTTCGCGGACGGAACGGTGACGACCGCGTCGCCCGAAGACCCGTACGCGCCGGTGACCCGGTTCGGCCGGCTGCTACGCGAGAGCGAGACGTTTCGCGGGTTCAACACGACCCACATGCTCCCGCCGGGGCTCGCGGAGTCGGCGGAGCGGCCGTTCGACGGCATCGAGGCGGAACTCATCTACCTCCCCGAGGTGGTCGACGCCCTCTTCGAGCGCCATCCCGAGCGGCTTCGCGACGCGATCGACGCGGGCCACCTGACGCTCCGGACGCGCGAGGCGCTCCCGTACGGCCTCGCTATCTTCGACGACCGCGTCGGCGTCGCCGGCTACGACGACCGGACCGGTACGATGCGCGTGTTCGTCGACGCCGACTCCGCGATCGCCCGCGGCTGGGCCGAACGCGTCTTCGCGACGTATCGGGACCGCTCCGATCCGATCCGGAACCGGAACGGAACCGAGTCGTGA
- a CDS encoding pyridoxamine 5'-phosphate oxidase family protein: protein MQGLRWLQMSEEEMNEFLGRGGTGVISFSTEPDDPPVSIPVSYGYSADVTRFYFRLSLPTNGRKEELVDKPTAFVTHDQTDDGWQSVVVTGRLADISDAPYRSAEVQGMWAIRIPLVDIFERPPKETSFRFFCLDPETMTGRKEVKVDS, encoded by the coding sequence ATGCAGGGACTGCGCTGGCTGCAAATGAGCGAGGAAGAGATGAACGAATTCCTCGGCCGAGGCGGAACGGGCGTCATCTCGTTTTCCACGGAGCCGGATGACCCGCCGGTCTCGATCCCCGTGTCGTACGGGTACAGCGCCGACGTGACGCGGTTTTACTTCCGGCTCTCCTTGCCGACGAACGGCAGGAAAGAAGAACTCGTCGACAAGCCGACCGCATTCGTGACGCACGACCAGACCGACGACGGGTGGCAAAGCGTCGTCGTCACGGGGCGACTCGCGGACATCTCCGACGCCCCGTACAGATCCGCCGAGGTACAGGGAATGTGGGCGATTCGAATCCCGCTCGTCGACATCTTCGAGCGGCCGCCAAAGGAGACGTCGTTCCGCTTTTTCTGCCTCGATCCCGAGACGATGACGGGACGGAAAGAGGTGAAAGTTGACTCGTAA
- a CDS encoding universal stress protein, with the protein MYDRLLVPTDDSGPANAALELAGRIASPEATLHVLVVSEDDRVGPRAVRDRTADEILADARETAAPDVETVVTEERRGDPRERILEYAESAGVEIVVMGAHGRRDPEPVVLGRVTEGVVRDAPVPVLVARASDDIRGLYPFERVLVPTDGSDHARTALELGVEIAAETGATLHLLSVVDATRYGIDAESDALLDRLEENTTRALESTAENAALDGVEVRPAVTVGSVHSAIAAYAETEDIELLVMGTHGRSDSDRAYLGSVTERVLRAAPAPVLTVRAPESGGT; encoded by the coding sequence ATGTACGATCGACTCCTCGTCCCGACGGACGACAGCGGCCCCGCAAACGCCGCCCTCGAACTCGCCGGTCGAATCGCGTCACCGGAGGCGACGCTGCACGTGCTGGTCGTCTCCGAGGACGATCGCGTCGGCCCGCGTGCGGTGCGCGATCGGACGGCCGACGAGATACTCGCCGACGCTCGCGAGACCGCGGCTCCCGACGTCGAGACCGTCGTTACCGAGGAACGACGCGGCGACCCTCGAGAGCGAATCCTGGAGTACGCCGAGAGTGCGGGGGTCGAGATCGTCGTCATGGGTGCACACGGCCGGCGAGACCCCGAACCGGTCGTGCTGGGACGCGTCACCGAAGGCGTCGTCCGCGATGCACCAGTCCCGGTCCTCGTCGCTCGCGCGAGCGACGATATTCGGGGCCTGTACCCGTTCGAGCGCGTCCTCGTCCCGACGGACGGGAGCGATCACGCGCGAACCGCGCTGGAACTCGGCGTGGAGATCGCCGCCGAAACGGGAGCGACGCTCCACCTCCTGTCGGTCGTTGACGCGACGCGCTACGGGATCGATGCCGAGTCGGACGCGCTACTCGACCGCCTCGAGGAAAACACGACCCGCGCTCTCGAGTCGACGGCCGAGAACGCGGCGCTCGACGGGGTCGAGGTTCGCCCGGCGGTCACCGTCGGATCGGTCCACAGCGCGATCGCCGCGTACGCGGAAACCGAAGATATCGAGCTGTTGGTGATGGGGACCCACGGCCGGAGCGATAGCGACCGAGCGTACCTGGGGAGCGTCACGGAGCGTGTCCTGCGCGCCGCACCGGCACCCGTCCTGACCGTCCGCGCTCCGGAATCCGGCGGAACGTAA
- a CDS encoding ABC transporter permease: protein MFELTAFEADRRLRGSLLLAGAMVALIALTVALFPSIRETGADLDAYLESLPPEATRAFVGNVTTLTTIEGYLVSQLYQFGWVLLLAIYYAYAAASTVAGEVERGTMELTLSLPVTRSRVVVGKFLSLVPGVVLVNAITFVAVFVGVGVVGESIDVTHLFAVHAYSIAYLLACAGVGLSASVAFDSVRRAQTVGAGSVFGLFLLDTFTFDTDYEWIGDVAFSRYFDPGAILVDGDLSWSDLSVLLVAVVVLVVISGEYFERRDLSG from the coding sequence ATGTTCGAACTCACCGCGTTCGAAGCCGATCGCCGACTGCGTGGCTCCCTGCTGCTCGCCGGTGCGATGGTCGCGCTGATCGCCCTCACCGTCGCGCTCTTCCCGTCGATCCGGGAGACGGGGGCCGATCTCGACGCCTACCTCGAGTCGCTGCCCCCCGAAGCGACGCGCGCGTTCGTCGGGAACGTGACGACGCTGACCACGATCGAGGGCTACCTCGTCTCCCAGCTCTACCAGTTCGGATGGGTGTTACTGCTCGCGATCTACTACGCGTACGCCGCGGCCTCGACGGTCGCAGGGGAGGTCGAACGCGGGACGATGGAACTGACACTGTCGTTGCCGGTGACGCGGTCGCGGGTCGTGGTCGGGAAGTTCCTGTCGCTCGTTCCGGGCGTCGTGCTCGTCAACGCGATCACCTTCGTCGCAGTTTTCGTCGGCGTCGGAGTCGTCGGCGAATCGATCGACGTTACGCACCTGTTCGCCGTCCACGCGTACTCGATCGCCTACCTGCTCGCCTGCGCCGGCGTCGGACTCTCGGCCTCCGTCGCGTTCGACTCCGTCCGCCGCGCGCAGACCGTCGGTGCCGGATCGGTCTTCGGGCTATTCCTGCTCGATACGTTCACGTTCGATACCGACTACGAGTGGATCGGTGACGTCGCGTTCTCCCGGTACTTCGACCCCGGTGCGATCCTCGTCGACGGCGATCTCTCGTGGTCGGATCTCTCCGTACTCCTGGTTGCAGTCGTCGTCCTCGTCGTCATCAGCGGCGAATACTTCGAACGGCGCGACCTCTCCGGGTGA
- a CDS encoding COG1361 S-layer family protein — translation MSGRAAIPSRRRRVVVTVSALSLVVVIGVVTATVPIETQTVTPLQNESGNDTSAAEPSDGPVTDESAPAARAAGNESAPRPPVENDTPASGPPRAASATDPPLVQALEGNVTVAVAANQSVRAGETTSITLEVTNDGDRQATDVVVTVRAADGAVTLGPPAAPQSIRSVVVDDIWPGDTETVAVDVVASDVDSGRYPLFASVQYKIDTDAPVDAFQPNETDETNDTRTDDDDDDDTIVRTEGPTLLELAVDRSRAFDVTPVNDEIPVDGEGVYEARIRNDGDEPVTGVVATVEVGPPLTSESPTAHLGTLDAGESKTARFALESSPDAVETTTSVALTLEYETDAGARTSADPVPLPVSIVERDDDTDVDSVAPFVAVALVFVLAAVWWARRR, via the coding sequence ATGAGCGGCCGAGCGGCGATACCGAGTCGGCGGCGTCGCGTAGTCGTCACGGTGAGCGCCCTCTCGCTGGTCGTGGTGATCGGCGTCGTCACAGCGACGGTCCCGATCGAGACACAGACGGTCACGCCGCTACAGAACGAGTCGGGAAACGACACGAGCGCGGCCGAACCGAGCGACGGTCCGGTGACCGACGAAAGCGCCCCGGCCGCCAGGGCGGCTGGAAACGAGTCCGCGCCGCGACCGCCGGTCGAGAACGACACGCCCGCCTCCGGGCCGCCGCGAGCCGCATCGGCGACGGATCCACCGCTCGTCCAGGCGCTCGAGGGGAACGTTACTGTCGCCGTCGCGGCGAACCAGTCGGTCCGCGCAGGCGAGACGACATCGATCACACTCGAGGTGACGAACGATGGCGACCGACAGGCGACCGACGTCGTCGTGACCGTGCGAGCAGCGGACGGTGCCGTCACGCTCGGCCCGCCGGCCGCGCCGCAGTCGATTCGGTCGGTCGTCGTCGACGATATCTGGCCCGGCGACACCGAGACTGTGGCCGTCGACGTCGTGGCCTCGGACGTCGATTCGGGGAGGTATCCGCTGTTCGCTTCCGTCCAGTACAAAATCGATACCGACGCCCCAGTCGACGCGTTCCAACCGAACGAAACCGACGAGACAAACGACACGCGAACCGACGACGATGACGACGATGACACGATCGTCCGAACCGAGGGTCCGACGCTGCTCGAGCTCGCGGTCGACAGGTCTCGAGCGTTCGACGTGACGCCCGTCAACGACGAGATCCCCGTCGACGGGGAGGGTGTCTACGAAGCCCGGATCAGGAACGACGGTGACGAACCGGTGACCGGCGTCGTCGCCACGGTCGAGGTCGGACCGCCGCTGACGAGCGAGTCGCCGACGGCACACCTCGGCACCCTCGACGCCGGCGAGTCGAAAACTGCGCGGTTCGCTCTCGAGTCGTCCCCGGACGCGGTCGAGACGACGACCAGCGTCGCGCTTACGCTCGAATACGAGACCGACGCCGGCGCCCGAACGAGCGCGGACCCCGTTCCGCTTCCGGTCTCGATCGTCGAGCGGGACGACGACACCGACGTCGATTCCGTCGCGCCGTTCGTCGCCGTCGCGCTCGTGTTCGTACTCGCAGCGGTCTGGTGGGCTCGGAGGCGCTGA
- a CDS encoding ABC transporter ATP-binding protein, protein MSSAEPPPIELESLTKYYGDVRGVEDLTFAVDRGEIFGFLGPNGAGKSTAIRVLLGLSKPTDGTASLLGRDVTDRTELRDAKRRLGYLPSDVTFYDRVTGAAVLDHFARLRGDERRGDLLERFPVPLDRNVKAYSSGNRQKLAIVAAFMHEPEVAIMDEPTSGLDPLVQNEFYELLEERRDAGRTSFFSSHILSEVRRVCDRVGIIRNGRLIELDTVENILAEGGTVVTVRLAEEPPAAALEFAGVVRIDRRDGTYQIVLSHEFDALIDRLDEYTVLDLEVREASIEDVFMHFYGTPADGDRGPAANGVDTAP, encoded by the coding sequence GTGAGCAGCGCCGAACCACCGCCGATCGAACTCGAGTCCCTGACGAAGTACTACGGGGACGTTCGGGGCGTCGAAGACCTCACGTTCGCCGTCGATCGGGGCGAGATCTTCGGCTTCCTCGGCCCGAACGGGGCGGGCAAGTCGACGGCGATTCGCGTCCTCCTCGGGCTGTCGAAACCCACTGACGGAACGGCGTCGCTGCTGGGCCGAGACGTGACGGATCGAACCGAACTGCGCGACGCGAAGCGACGACTCGGCTATCTCCCGAGCGACGTTACCTTCTACGATCGCGTGACGGGAGCGGCGGTGCTCGATCACTTCGCTCGGTTGCGCGGCGACGAGCGCCGCGGGGACCTCCTCGAGCGCTTCCCCGTCCCCCTCGATCGGAACGTGAAGGCCTACTCGAGCGGCAACAGGCAGAAACTCGCCATCGTCGCGGCGTTCATGCACGAACCCGAGGTGGCGATCATGGACGAGCCGACGTCGGGACTCGACCCGCTCGTCCAGAACGAGTTCTACGAGTTGCTCGAGGAGCGACGGGACGCCGGGCGGACGAGTTTCTTCTCCTCGCACATCCTGAGCGAGGTCCGTCGCGTCTGCGATCGCGTCGGGATCATCAGAAACGGCCGGCTGATCGAACTCGACACCGTCGAGAACATCCTCGCGGAGGGCGGTACCGTCGTCACCGTTCGGCTGGCCGAGGAGCCGCCGGCCGCGGCGCTCGAGTTCGCCGGTGTCGTGCGCATCGACCGGCGAGACGGGACGTATCAGATCGTCCTCTCGCACGAATTCGACGCCCTGATCGACCGATTGGACGAATACACCGTGCTCGATCTGGAGGTCCGCGAGGCGTCTATCGAGGACGTGTTCATGCACTTTTATGGAACCCCGGCCGACGGAGACCGCGGCCCCGCGGCGAACGGGGTCGACACCGCTCCCTGA